The proteins below are encoded in one region of Oncorhynchus gorbuscha isolate QuinsamMale2020 ecotype Even-year linkage group LG01, OgorEven_v1.0, whole genome shotgun sequence:
- the LOC124032221 gene encoding myc box-dependent-interacting protein 1 isoform X4 has translation MDTYLGQFPDIKSRIAKRDRKLVDYDSARHNHSSTNKGKKGKDGGIKITKPASLLERATPVWAQGILSAHNIAQSNLSRNQAEDELERAQKVFEEINEDLQEELPSLWNSRVGFYISTFQSMSGFEEKFHKEMGKLDQNLYDILVKLEKQDMSGELPRGADPANHTLSPGGPPPIPKSPSKLRPVMPPRPESSPCRDMKPENIINLFDAAAAPNISVTSPTQFDSTAGANLLDMDLSILAAPSHGGTAVSSASQAVSWDTWEPEETAAPPEEPQGWDDDGTLPVRAAGWDDDGTLPVRAAGCGDDGTLPVSAAGCGDDGTLPVSAAGCGDDGTAATTAGWDDDGSLPVRVDDSWGDDGSLPVRVDDSWGDDGVADATASAAVAESEAAGWDDDDEEGVPQADTLTTPAAPTPAAPTAAAPTPAAAAPEETPVVAAAATNGDSETVEMPPGFLFKVTTMHDYAANDSDELEMKAGDIVLVVAFDNPEEQDEGWLMGMKQEDWIQNKQSSLKGVFPENFTSRL, from the exons ATGGACACGTATCTTGGACAGTTCCCTGATATTAAG tctCGTATTGCAAAGCGTGACAGGAAGCTTGTGGACTACGACAGCGCCAGACACAACCACTCTTCTACCAATAAGGGGAAGAAAGGAAAGGACGGGGGTATCAAGATCACCAAG CCAGCATCTCTGTTGGAAAGGGCCACACCGGTTTGGGCTCAGGGCATCCTGTCAGCCCACAACATTGCTCAGAGTAACCTCTCCAGGAACCAG gcggAGGACGAGTTGGAGAGAGCTCAGAAGGTGTTTGAGGAGATTAATGAAGATTTGCAGGAGGAACTGCCCTCACTATGGAACAG tCGAGTCGGCTTCTACATTAGCACCTTCCAGAGTATGTCTGGCTTTGAGGAGAAGTTCCACAAGGAGATGGGGAAG CTCGACCAGAATCTGTACGATATTCTTGTCAAACTGGAGAAACAGGACATGTCTGG tGAGCTCCCCAGAGGAGCAGATCCAGCCAATCACACTCTGAGTCCAGGTGGACCGCCACCCATCCCTAAGTCCCCCTCTAAG CTGAGACCAGTGATGCCGCCGCGGCCTGAATCCAGCCCCTGTCGGGACATGAAACCAGAAAACATCATTAACCTgtttgatgctgctgctgctcctaaCATCAGTGTTACGTCCCCAACACAG TTTGACAGCACTGCAGGGGCCAACCTGTTGGACATGGACCTGTCCATCCTGGCTGCACCAAGTCATGGTGGCACAGCCGTGTCCTCAGCCTCCCAG GCGGTATCATGGGACACATGGGAG CCTGAGGAAACTGCTGCTCCGCCAGAGGAGCCCCAGGGCTGGGATGATGACGGTACCCTGCCGGTGCGTGCTGCCGGCTGGGATGATGACGGTACCCTGCCGGTGCGTGCTGCTGGCTGTGGGGATGACGGTACCCTGCCGGTGAGTGCTGCTGGCTGTGGGGATGACGGTACCCTGCCGGTGAGTGCTGCTGGCTGTGGGGATGACGGTACAGCTGCCACCACAGCAGGCTGGGATGACGATGGCTCTCTACCTGTGAGGGTGGATGACTCCTGGGGGGACGATGGCTCTCTACCTGTGAGGGTGGATGACTCCTGGGGGGACGATGGTGTTGCTGATGCCACTGCTTCCGCTGCCGTGGCTGAGTCTGAGGCTGCTGgttgggatgatgatgatgaggagggggTGCCCCAG GCTGACACACTTACGactcctgcagcccctacacctgCAGCCCCTACAGCTGCAGCCCCTACACCTGCAGCCGCAGCACCAGAAGAG ACCCCTGTtgtggcagcagcagcaaccaACGGGGATTCAGAGACGGTAGAAATGCCTCCAGGATTCCTCTTCAAA GTGACCACCATGCATGACTATGCTGCTAATGACTCGGATGAGCTGGAGATGAAGGCTGGAGACATAGTGCTGGTTGTGGCCTTCGACAACCCAGAAGAACAG GACGAGGGCTGGCTGATGGGGATGAAGCAGGAAGACTGGATCCAGAATAAACAGAGCTCGCTCAAAGGGGTGTTCCCCGAGAACTTCACCTCCaggctgtga